In a single window of the Nymphalis io chromosome 20, ilAglIoxx1.1, whole genome shotgun sequence genome:
- the LOC126776465 gene encoding uncharacterized protein LOC126776465 isoform X6: MINLYGSSRHNRSLYGTVRSFVPRTTPITSVEDLMYATPYFYHVPPPPQQLNTFPGRKRRKRTAERNSGWETHRVRLNRVPGYGFGIAVSGGRDNPHFASGDPSIAVSDVLRGGPAEDKLQVNDRIVSVNGVPLENVEYARAVQVLRESGATVSLVVRRRAPAPPPTAPTTIKLALTRNGKKEDFGIVLGCKIYVKELTMRAREQLNQAGQGLCEGDVISRINNTAVTDAMTLKEAKKLVESCKDRLNLVITRELIREETVTNGNYQNNYSSLEATPHTNYPSSGDTMSSPYSSSGQNLYVAAPVRGADNRRGPLDEQPPRPPPPRNDDYYSSRRQLYEEDGMTNQRNKPPSEPRLISFQKEGSVGLRLCGGNRSGVFVSGVQPTSPAALQGLQPADKILKVNDMEMKGVTREEAVLFLLSLQERIDLIVQHSPDEYNAVASGQMPGDSFHIKTHFHYTEPTEGEMSFRCGDVFHVLDTLHNGTVGAWHVYRIGRNNQEVQKGTIPNKARAEELATAQFNATKKEMSGNDVKHNFFRRRRSTHRRSKSLGKEHWDEVVLSDSISKFPAYERVVLKQPGFVRPVIVLGAVADLARERLLADSPDNFASPKMDSTLEDSKTKSSGIIRLSSIRSIMERGKHALLDITPNAVDRLNYAQFYPIVIFMKADSKHIIKQLRSGLPKSAHKSSKKLLEQCQHMERVWGHVFTHTITLSEANQNTWFNKLCDLIQRTQQQQLWVSETKRPEPLSDDFLFSMSSSSENRLSYASSPESDLEVSPPPAPRLVKSSSDPSIATTQDNMDRDDDINQMTDAVPPPYSQGGYDSKYGFANGNGPQSNGGNHSQNMPQTSEAPPYQCTPMTHSPPHSPLYGTVPELPPRSGPACRPAGGVLLPAPPPARPHGLRHNPTGRPSAQERLFGPPKENNDDTATYSARPAHGQGSLDRHKYPNNPNYDGTPPYDYSGPASNSNSMGSCRLPPNAPDDLKVAPTIKLDPPPPNPAHSPQRTQEHNSLDYTRPPDNYRVQDNYRSPQTRPPPMNGNSPHAQNSHIAQNSLNGQNSHNVQNSLNAQNSHNAQNSHNAQNSHNAHNSHNAHNSHNAQNPHTAHNVPTTPMHARGPSLPNVPTNDHAKYSARTNSASQADYSGRAPPYKPVPPPKPKHYRPPDQPHQQLPPHQTHQPHPRNGSTSLAAPQSMEAAVAAPHYSHAHSHSQPHRAPHAHVYHQQQNMYGSGLGAQSPPYAGPPPHRAINLPHNPHLIDLAGSREQRGSAFELYRKPQHMHNLSSSDAMNSSVEPDETFSPKTKKKLSKKPSFIKNAVLDLFRSKSKNSQKVCRQKSLCENDLQQRYAQQMPMLRREKSDLGDVHVRNTQIRNKMLQRSNSSSCEKPVLKPILKRQSSFCDDRNGSIYTVRDYDTKTVVKNLRRQNSMCEIETEPKVTPLLRRQNSLIEYNRRGVYGQSSSFNMITKIDPIYQRQQQIKHEPFYPTQPLPPEPIYQSKEHIVYDPIPKPRRTYASLYDTSSENPYASRSEISNQSFENPYGNRETLSMPLLDSPYATRADCVREDPYANKSEIAESSYMTQDIPRKPEPFYAESQYTSKEQMLRNRMTSESPYATKEDMLRQRFSESPYNTKEDMLKQRLDGSLTKEPIYGKRTYEPPPCTSWSESSYAIRPDRRLQTPVNYPGRMSPMTKCMSEPPYASRTEMMARINQTESPYSTRSEVKSSCSDNNYNTTNDSLDYSQNIRPASAECTYVSRQEILSQKAALLANKDSTYGSKLEEKLEIIKQRNQAKKEKIYQTRLEAANESDSSKSREPLYVSKRELKDSVIYESHQEAKEIPLPLSQEGSARSSPYELSDANHLSRREPLYQTPAEALTGESDTFQEIDFSKLRLTESQTDSEKEKSKSLESKILKGEPLYSPRLHGKADHISNALKVTSSPVPYESSTSMETHYASECSMNFDSKPQSTPYTSQDLNERSLKTNRTVTFCERIIEKSPESSQDNSENASTSRNETTIINNDTTVIKADVSEENDSGDKTNEVEPDGPHTTWGVFDSDGGVLEDRHWGVSLIIPPKAIAPGIKQKIYFTVSDPRLSQRVGGPPIDMDNGEAMLSPLVMCGPQGLVFLKPVTLRLPHCANAVPSLGLTIKATDTEAHLSTDWDQIHLPATTTLNTVAVKVDHF, encoded by the exons ACAGCGGAACGTAACTCTGGTTGGGAAACGCATAGAGTTCGACTTAACAGAGTTCCTGGTTACGGGTTCGGCATCGCCGTCTCAGGGGGCAGAGATAACCCGCACTTCGCGAGCGGCGACCCATCCATCGCTGTCTCGGATGTTTTGAGAGGAGGACCAGCGGAAGACAAGCTACA AGTTAATGACAGAATAGTGTCAGTTAATGGGGTTCCTCTCGAGAACGTAGAATACGCACGAGCAGTTCAAGTATTGCGAGAGTCTGGTGCGACGGTATCGTTGGTGGTGAGGAGACGAGCACCGGCACCACCACCCACAGCACCTACTACCATCAAACTCGCACTCACGAGGAATGGGAAAAAAGAAG attttGGAATAGTCCTAGGATGTAAGATCTATGTAAAAGAATTAACGATGCGAGCGAGAGAGCAACTAAACCAAGCCGGACAGGGTCTTTGCGAAGGAGACGTCATATCTCGTATCAATAACACCGCTGTGACAGACGCAATGACCTTGAAAGAAGCCAAGAAACTCGTGGAGTCATGCAAAGATCGGCTAAACTTGGTCATTACTAGAGAACTTATTAGAGAGGAGACAGTCACGAATGGAAATTACCAGAATAATTACAGTAGCTTAG AGGCGACTCCTCACACGAACTATCCAAGCAGTGGGGATACGATGTCCTCCCCGTACTCCAGCAGCGGACAGAATCTGTACGTGGCGGCGCCAGTGCGAGGCGCAGATAACCGGCGCGGTCCACTCGACGAGCAGCCGCCGCGACCACCTCCACCAAGAAATGATG attACTATAGCAGTCGAAGGCAACTATATGAAGAAGATGGTATGACCAATCAAAGAAATAAGCCACC GAGCGAGCCAAGATTAATAAGTTTCCAAAAAGAAGGTTCAGTGGGACTCAGATTGTGTGGCGGAAATCGATCTGGCGTCTTTGTTTCCGGAGTCCAGCCAACCAGCCCCGCTGCGCTGCAGGGGCTTCAGCCGGCGGATAAGATTCTCAAG GTTAACGACATGGAGATGAAAGGTGTAACCCGGGAGGAGGCAGTTCTATTCCTGCTAAGTTTACAAGAAAGAATCGATCTGATTGTGCAGCATTCGCCCGACGAGTACAACGCAGTAGCCAGCGGACAGATGC CCGGTGACTCGTTTCACATCAAGACTCACTTCCACTACACGGAGCCCACGGAGGGCGAGATGTCGTTCCGCTGCGGAGACGTGTTCCACGTTCTCGATACTCTCCACAACGGGACTGTTGGTGCTTGGCATGTCTACCGGATAG GGCGTAACAACCAAGAAGTTCAAAAAGGCACAATACCAAACAAAGCTCGCGCTGAAGAACTAGCGACGGCCCAGTTCAATGCTACCAAGAAGGAGATGTCCGGAAATGACGTCAAACACAATTTCTTTAGAAGAAGACGTTCAACGCATCGACGAAGCAAGAGCTTAGGAAAG GAGCACTGGGACGAGGTGGTGCTGTCGGACAGCATCAGCAAGTTCCCGGCGTACGAGCGCGTGGTGCTGAAGCAGCCCGGCTTCGTGCGGCCCGTCATCGTGCTGGGCGCCGTGGCCGACCTGGCGCGCGAGCGCCTGCTGGCCGACAGCCCCGACAACTTCGCCTCGCCCA AAATGGACAGCACCCTTGAAGACAGCAAAACCAAGTCCTCAGGTATCATTCGGTTATCCAGCATCAGAAGCATCATGGAGCGGGGGAAGCACGCCCTACTGGATATCACACCGAATGCTGTGGACAGACTTAACTACGCTCAGTTTTAccctattgttatatttatgaagGCGGACagcaaacatattattaaacaacttagAAGCGGCTTGCCCAA ATCAGCCCACAAATCATCTAAGAAGCTCCTCGAACAATGTCAACACATGGAGCGCGTGTGGGGACACGTGTTTACGCACACCATCACACTCAGCGAGGCCAATCAGAACACGTGGTTCAACAAGCTCTGTGACCTCATACAAAGAACACAACAGCAGCAGCTATGGGTTTCGGAGACCAAG AGGCCAGAGCCGCTGTCAGACGACTTTTTATTTTCGATGTCTTCGAGTTCAGAGAACAGATTATCATACGCGTCTAGCCCTGAAAGTGACTTGGAAGTCAGTCCGCCACCAGCACCGAGACTGGTGAAATCATCATCGGACCCGTCCATAGCGACCACTCAAGATAACATGGATCGTGACGATGATATCAATCAAATGACCGACGCGGTGCCTCCGCCATATTCG CAAGGTGGCTACGATAGCAAATACGGATTTGCGAACGGCAACGGCCCGCAAAGCAACGGTGGCAATCATAGCCAGAATATGCCTCAGACGAGTGAAGCACCGCCGTACCAATGCACTCCGATGACCCATTCGCCGCCGCACTCGCCTCTGTACGGAACCG TGCCCGAGCTGCCGCCGCGCAGCGGCCCGGCGTGCCGGCCGGCGGGCGGCGTGCTGctgcccgcgccgccgcccgcccgGCCGCACGGGCTGCGACACAACCCCACG GGTCGTCCGAGTGCCCAGGAGAGGTTATTCGGTCCGCCGAAAGAGAACAATGACGACACAGCGACATACAGCGCGAGACCAGCGCATGGGCAAGGCTCCTTAGACAGGCACAAATATCCAAACAATCcg AACTACGACGGCACGCCGCCCTACGACTACAGCGGGCCGGCGTCCAACAGCAACTCCATGGGCTCGTGCCGCCTGCCGCCCAACGCGCCCGACGACCTCAAGGTCGCCCCCACCAT TAAACTGGACCCCCCGCCCCCCAACCCCGCGCACAGTCCGCAACGTACACAGGAACACAACTCGCTGGACTACACGAGGCCGCCGGATAACTACAG AGTTCAAGATAACTATCGCAGTCCGCAGACCCGACCACCGCCGATGAACGGCAATAGTCCGCATGCGCAAAATTCTCACATCGCGCAAAATTCTCTCAACGGCCAAAATTCTCACAACGTGCAAAATTCTCTCAACGCGCAAAATTCCCACAACGCCCAAAATTCCCACAATGCCCAAAATTCCCACAACGCCCATAACTCACATAACGCCCACAATTCCCATAACGCTCAAAACCCTCACACCGCTCACAACGTGCCCACCACTCCGATGCACGCCAGAGGACCGTCTTTACCAAACGTCCCGACCAACGATCATGCTAAATATAG TGCACGCACGAACTCTGCTTCTCAAGCGGACTATAGCGGTCGAGCGCCGCCCTACAAGCCGGTACCGCCACCTAAGCCCAAGCACTACCGTCCGCCCGACCAGCCCCACCAACAGCTACCACCACACCAGACCCATCAGCCGCATCCGCGCAACGGG AGTACATCCCTGGCTGCCCCGCAGAGCATGGAGGCGGCGGTGGCGGCGCCGCACTACTCGCACGCGCACTCGCACTCGCAGCCGCACCGCGCGCCGCACGCGCACGTCTACCACCAG CAGCAAAACATGTACGGGTCCGGTCTGGGCGCGCAGTCTCCGCCGTACGCCGGCCCGCCGCCGCACCGCGCCATCAACCTGCCGCACAACCCGCACCTCATAG ATTTAGCTGGAAGTCGAGAACAGCGAGGATCGGCGTTCGAGTTGTATAGAAAACCTCAGCATATGCACAATTTGAG CTCATCCGATGCCATGAACTCCAGTGTGGAGCCAGACGAAACTTTCTCGCCAAAAACTAAAAAGAAATTGTCCAAAAAGCCATCATTCATAAAAAACGCCGTACTCGATTTATTCCGTTCGAAATCGAAAAACTCTCAGAAAGTTTGTCGCCAGAAGTCATTGTGTGAGAATGACTTGCAACAGAGATACGCGCAACAAATGCCAATGCTGAGACGTGAGAAGTCTGATCTCGGTGACGTCCACGTCCGGAACACTCAGATCAGGAACAAAATGTTGCAACGCAGCAATTCATCCTCGTGTGAAAAGCCTGTTTTAAAACCGATATTAAAACGGCAAAGCTCATTCTGTGATGATAGAAACGGTTCCATTTACACTGTGAGAGATTACGACACCAAAACTGTCGTCAAAAACTTAAGGAGACAGAACTCCATGTGTGAAATAGAAACTGAACCTAAAGTTACCCCTCTACTGCGTAGACAGAATTCtcttatagaatataatagGAGAGGTGTCTATGGACAGTCTTCCAGCTTTAATATGATAACCAAAATAGACCCTATTTACCAAAGACAGCAGCAAATAAAACACGAACCATTTTATCCTACTCAACCTCTACCTCCAGAACCAATTTACCAAAGCAAAGAACATATTGTTTATGATCCGATTCCTAAGCCAAGAAGGACATACGCTTCTTTGTATGATACTTCTAGCGAAAATCCCTACGCAAGCAGATCGGAGATCTCGAATCAAAGTTTTGAAAATCCGTATGGTAATCGTGAAACACTATCGATGCCTCTATTAGATTCACCTTACGCAACAAGAGCTGATTGCGTCAGGGAAGATCCTTATGCAAATAAAAGCGAAATAGCAGAGAGCTCATATATGACACAAGATATTCCAAGAAAACCTGAACCTTTTTACGCAGAATCGCAATATACTAGCAAAGAACAAATGTTAAGGAATAGAATGACTTCCGAAAGCCCTTATGCAACGAAGGAAGACATGCTTCGTCAAAGGTTTTCAGAATCTCCATATAATACTAAGGAAGATATGCTTAAACAAAGATTGGATGGTTCATTAACTAAAGAACCAATTTATGGTAAAAGAACATATGAACCACCTCCATGTACATCTTGGTCTGAAAGTTCTTATGCTATTCGGCCAGATAGAAGACTTCAGACTCCCGTTAACTATCCTGGAAGAATGTCGCCTATGACCAAATGTATGAGTGAACCTCCTTATGCTAGTAGAACGGAAATGATGGCCAGAATTAATCAAACGGAATCGCCTTACTCTACTAGATCTGAAGTTAAATCTAGCTGTTCTGATAACAATTATAACACAACAAATGATAGTTTAGATTATTCACAAAATATAAGGCCAGCATCAGCAGAATGTACGTATGTTTCTAGGCAGGAAATACTATCACAAAAAGCTGCATTGTTAGCAAATAAAGATTCTACTTACGGCAGTAAGTTAGAAGAAAAGttagaaattataaaacaaaggaatcaagcaaaaaaagaaaagatttaTCAGACAAGACTAGAAGCAGCAAATGAGAGCGATTCTTCAAAAAGCAGAGAGCCATTGTACGTATCAAAGCGGGAGCTGAAAGATAGTGTTATTTACGAATCCCATCAAGAAGCTAAAGAAATACCATTACCTTTGAGCCAAGAAGGCAGTGCAAGAAGTAGTCCTTATGAACTTAGCGATGCCAATCATTTATCGCGCCGCGAACCACTATACCAAACGCCAGCAGAGGCTCTAACTGGCGAATCTGATACATTCCAAGAAATAGATTTTTCCAAATTAAGATTAACTGAGTCTCAAACTGACTCCGAAAAAGAAAAATCAAAGAGTTTGGaaagcaaaatattaaaaggtGAACCTTTGTATTCACCCAGGCTGCACGGTAAGGCTGACCACATATCCAATGCACTAAAAGTGACGTCATCGCCCGTGCCTTACGAATCTTCAACATCAATGGAAACGCATTATGCCTCAGAATGTAGTATGAACTTTGACAGTAAACCTCAAAGTACTCCATACACATCTCAAGATTTAAACGAACGCTCGCTAAAAACCAATCGGACGGTCACATTTTGCGAACGTATAATCGAAAAAAGTCCAGAAAGCAGTCAAGATAATTCAGAAAATGCATCAACAAGTAGAAATGAAacgactataataaataatgacacgACAGTTATCAAAGCCGACGTATCAGAGGAAAATGATTCCGGCGATAAAACTAATGAAGTGGAACCGGATGGTCCTCACACGACCTGGGGGGTATTTGACAGTGATGGTGGCGTGCTAGAAGATAGGCATTGGGGCGTATCTCTGATAATTCCACCAAAAGCTATTGCTCcaggaataaaacaaaaaatctattttaccgTGTCTGATCCGCGACTGAGTCAACGCGTGGGGGGACCTCCCATCGATATGGATAACG GTGAAGCAATGCTGTCCCCACTAGTGATGTGCGGTCCGCAAGGTCTAGTGTTTCTAAAGCCAGTGACACTGCGGCTGCCGCACTGCGCCAACGCCGTCCCATCACTAGGGCTCACGATCAAGGCCACGGATACTGAAGCGCACCTCAGCACGGACTGGGACCAGATACATCTGCCAGCGACTACCACCCTCAACACAGTTGCGGTCAAAGTTGATCACTTTTAG